The following coding sequences are from one Sander lucioperca isolate FBNREF2018 chromosome 2, SLUC_FBN_1.2, whole genome shotgun sequence window:
- the zgc:158260 gene encoding protein FAM47E isoform X1 → METKNTRPIFPWYKERLQTKYHKAPANKMSLIGSCCRFVNVSLDDFSDCSSVLSGDQRGVSPVIFHDTPNQNSSQKHKKCISKEHACFSKQMIQKQIRREYVAAVEEKLKQHPLAMYPHYKDHMTPDVFDKVLSVLDPDMSVNSASALPTPTGDDVEEEDEENCTEPSQEEVNRLKHGTSAVKTQVNWQFDL, encoded by the exons ATGGAAACAAAAAACACGCGGCCCATTTTCCCTTG GTACAAGGAGAGGTTGCAGACCAAGTATCATAAAGCCCCAGCAAACAAGATGTCCTTGATCGGTAGTTGTTGCCGTTTTGTAAACGTGAGCCTTGATGACTTCAGTGATTGCTCGTCAGTCTTATCCGGGGACCAGAGAGGTGTCTCACCAGTTATTTTTCATGACACTCCAAACCAGAACTCCAGTCAAAAGCATAAAAAGTGCATCTCTAAAGAACATGCTTGCTTTTCAAAGCAGATGATCCAAAAGCAGATTCGCAGGGAATATGTGGCTGCTGTGGAAGAAAAACTCAAACAGCATCCTCTGGCTATGTACCCGCACTATAAGGATCATATGACCCCAGAT GTATTTGATAAGGTGTTATCCGTTTTGGACCCAGACATGAGCGTTAACAGTGCCTCTGCACTTCCTACGCCTACAGGAGATGatgtggaggaggaagatgaggaaaACTGTACAGAGCCAAGTCAGGAAGAAGTGAACAGATTAAAACACGGAACTTCTGCTGTTAAAACGCAAGTAAACTGGCAATTTGATTTGTAG
- the zgc:158260 gene encoding protein FAM47E isoform X2, giving the protein METKNTRPIFPWYKERLQTKYHKAPANKMSLIGSCSSVLSGDQRGVSPVIFHDTPNQNSSQKHKKCISKEHACFSKQMIQKQIRREYVAAVEEKLKQHPLAMYPHYKDHMTPDVFDKVLSVLDPDMSVNSASALPTPTGDDVEEEDEENCTEPSQEEVNRLKHGTSAVKTQVNWQFDL; this is encoded by the exons ATGGAAACAAAAAACACGCGGCCCATTTTCCCTTG GTACAAGGAGAGGTTGCAGACCAAGTATCATAAAGCCCCAGCAAACAAGATGTCCTTGATCGGTAG TTGCTCGTCAGTCTTATCCGGGGACCAGAGAGGTGTCTCACCAGTTATTTTTCATGACACTCCAAACCAGAACTCCAGTCAAAAGCATAAAAAGTGCATCTCTAAAGAACATGCTTGCTTTTCAAAGCAGATGATCCAAAAGCAGATTCGCAGGGAATATGTGGCTGCTGTGGAAGAAAAACTCAAACAGCATCCTCTGGCTATGTACCCGCACTATAAGGATCATATGACCCCAGAT GTATTTGATAAGGTGTTATCCGTTTTGGACCCAGACATGAGCGTTAACAGTGCCTCTGCACTTCCTACGCCTACAGGAGATGatgtggaggaggaagatgaggaaaACTGTACAGAGCCAAGTCAGGAAGAAGTGAACAGATTAAAACACGGAACTTCTGCTGTTAAAACGCAAGTAAACTGGCAATTTGATTTGTAG